A portion of the Trachemys scripta elegans isolate TJP31775 chromosome 9, CAS_Tse_1.0, whole genome shotgun sequence genome contains these proteins:
- the SLC7A3 gene encoding cationic amino acid transporter 3, with protein sequence MCEKTMTGFGKKLIRRRIVDLSVEDTRLARCLSTLDLIALGVGSTLGAGVYVLAGEVAKEKAGPSIVVCFLVAALSSVLAGLCYAEFGARVPKTGSAYLYSYVTVGEIWAFTTGWNLILSYVIGTASVARAWSSSFDNIIGNHISVFLRSSTSLHVPGVLAEYPDFFALLLVLLLTGLLAFGVSESALVNKIFTAVNLLVLCFVIISGFVKGSVKNWQLSEEDYYNHSAVATSQDVSIGSLGSGGFVPFGFQGILAGAATCFYAFVGFDCIATTGEEAKNPQRSIPIGIIVSLLICFVAYFGVSAALTLMVPYYLLNKDSPLPEAFKDVGWEPARYVVAVGSLCALSTSLLGSMFPMPRVIYAMAEDGLLFKFLSRVHTRTKTPLVATVVSGIVAALMALVFELKDLVDLMSIGTLLAYSLVSVCVLILRYQPDQLSSPKGLEMVELNGNEEEKVIMNPIVCDSPAAPKEKLTVGSLFNPSSETPTSLSGKIVYVSTAAVALCITILCLVLAQGMDSLLEGNVWLIVVCMVVLVLILLFTIVVWRQPQSNARLTFKVPFLPLLPLFSIFVNIYLMMQMSAGTWARFAVWMVIGFAIYFGYGIRNSIEGRKSHSTAGKSELVSGIDLRPEAATV encoded by the exons atgtgtgaaaaaacaatgactggCTTTGGCAAGAAGCTGATCCGCCGCCGAATCGTGGATCTCAGCGTGGAGGACACCCGGCTGGCCCGCTGCCTCTCCACCCTGGACCTTATCGCCTTGGGGGTTGGCAGCACGCTGGGGGCAGGCGTGTACGTGCTAGCTGGGGAAGTAGCCAAGGAAAAGGCTGGCCCCTCAATTGTTGTCTGTTTCCTGGTTGCTGCACTCTCCTCTGTGCTGGCTGGGCTTTGCTATGCGGAGTTTGGGGCCCGGGTTCCCAAAACCGGCTCTGCCTATCTCTACAGCTACGTCACAGTGGGAGAGATCTGGGCCTTCACAACTGGTTGGAACCTGATCCTGTCCTACGTGATAG GGACGGCGAGTGTCGCCCGAGCCTGGAGTTCTTCCTTTGACAATATCATTGGCAACCACATCTCAGTCTTCCTTAGAAGCAGCACCTCTCTGCATGTGCCGGGCGTGCTAGCCGAGTACCCGGATTTCTTCGCGCTGCTCCTGGTCCTGCTGCTCACAG gTTTGCTGGCATTTGGCGTGAGCGAATCTGCCTTAGTGAATAAAATCTTCACTGCAGTGAACCTGCTGGTTCTCTGCTTTGTCATCATCTCTGGCTTTGTGAAAGGAAGCGTCAAGAACTGGCAGCTGTCTGAAGAAGACTATTACAACCACTCAGCCGTGGCCACCAGCCAGGACGTTAG CATTGGCTCCCTGGGATCAGGGGGTTTCGTTCCTTTTGGATTTCAAGGGATCCTCGCTGGAGCTGCAACGTGCTTCTACGCCTTTGTGGGATTTGACTGTATCGCTACAACAG GGGAGGAGGCCAAGAATCCTCAGCGTTCTATCCCCATCGGCATCATTGTGTCTCTCCTGATCTGTTTTGTGGCATATTTTGGTGTTTCTGCTGCCCTGACCCTCATGGTGCCCTACTACCTGCTGAACAAGGACAGTCCCCTGCCTGAGGCCTTCAAAGACGTGGGCTGGGAGCCTGCCCGTTATGTTGTAGCCGTCGGATCTCTCTGTGCGCTCTCAACCAG TTTGTTGGGCTCCATGTTCCCCATGCCCCGGGTGATCTATGCCATGGCAGAGGACGGGCTGCTTTTCAAGTTCCTCTCCAGAGTGCACACACGGACAAAGACTCCCCTGGTGGCCACTGTTGTGTCTGGCATCGTTGCTG CTCTGATGGCGCTTGTGTTTGAGCTGAAGGACCTGGTGGACCTCATGTCGATCGGCACTCTGCTGGCGTACTCTCTGGTTTCTGTTTGTGTGCTGATTCTCAG GTATCAGCCAGATCAGCTGAGCTCTCCAAAGGGCCTGGAGATGGTGGAGCTGAATGGAAACGAGGAGGAGAAAGTGATCATGAACCCCATAGTCTGTGACTCCCCGGCTGCACCGAAGGAGAAGCTCACGGTGGGGAGCCTCTTCAACCCCTCCAGTGAAACTCCAACCAGCTTGTCAGGGAAAATTGTCTACGTCAGCACCGCGGCCGTCG CTCTGTGCATCACCATCCTGTGCCTGGTCCTGGCCCAGGGGATGGACTCCCTGTTGGAGGGCAATGTGTGGTTGATCGTAGTCTGCATGGTGGTCCTGGTGCTTATTCTGCTCTTCACCATCGTTGTCTGGAGACAGCCGCAGAGCAACGCCCGGCTGACTTTCAAA GTGCCTTTCCTGCCGCTGCTGCCGCTCTTCAGCATCTTCGTTAACATTTACCTCATGATGCAGATGAGTGCTGGAACCTGGGCCCGGTTTGCTGTCTGGATGGTCATAG GTTTTGCCATCTACTTTGGCTACGGAATTCGGAACAGCATAGAAGGGAGGAAATCCCATTCCACAGCAGGCAAGTCTGAGCTCGTCTCTGGGATAGACCTCCGCCCTGAAGCTGCTACAGTCTGA